The following DNA comes from Pseudomonas sp. Tri1.
GCTATTGGCTGTTTGCCCGCGATGGCAGCTGTCAGCGCCTGACCTGGCACCTCGACGAACGTCCCGGCGAAGCCTTGCTCAGCGGCCTGCTGACGGGCTCGGAGCGTGCCGGCGAATACGTCTGCGAGCGCACGATGTTCTGGCAATTGCCGCAACCGTGGCTGGGAGAGTCATTCAGCGGCAGTTATCCGCAACAAATGATCATCACCGACGGCAAGCGCCATCCGCGTCGGCCCATGAAACCGCGCGGGGAAGTGTATCGGCGCTTCGATGCACGGTTGGGGGCCTGGGTATCCTTGCGCACCTTGGAAATCGAGCAGGACCTGACGCGTTTCAATCGCTGGCAGAACAGCCCGCGGGTGGCGAGTTTCTGGCAGGAGGAAGGCAGCCTGGAACAGCATCGCGAGTATTTGAGCAAGCTGCAGAGCGATCCCCGGGTCTTGACCTTGATCGGTTGCTTCGACGACCAACCATTTGCCTATTTCGAAGCCTATTGGGCCAAGGAAGATCGAATCGCGCCGTTCTATGACGCCGAGAACTACGATCGCGGCATTCACATGCTGGTGGGTGAAGAACAGCACCGGGGCCCGCACAAGGTGGCGAGCTGGCTGTCGGCGCTGGTGCATTACCTGTTTCTCGATGACCCGCGTACCCAGCGCGTGGTGGCCGAGCCTCGGGCCGATAACGCGCGGATGATCGGTCATCTGCACAACCAGTGTTTCCATTGTGCAAAGGAGTTCGATTTCCCTCACAAACGGGCGGCGCTGATGATTCTGGGGCGGGAGCGGTTTTTTGATCGGTGTGGGTTGATGTGAGGGCAGGGGGCGGTCATCAGGCCGCCATCGCGCGCAAGCTCGTTCCCACAATGGATTTGGGTGTTCACCCCCCTGTGGGTGCGAGCTTGCTCGCGCTGGGACCAACCAAACCACCAAGCCATCGCAAAATCAGCGCCGGGCGAAGGTATCCCCACGCACCCCCGATACCTTGCGGCAATGCACCAGGGCGTCGCGGATCATGAAGTTCACCAGGGTCGGCGAGACCCCCAGTTCCTTGGCGATGTCCTTCTGCGGCACGCCGTGCAGGCGGTACATCTCGAAAGCGTAGCGGGTGCGGCTGGGCAATTCGGTCAGCGCGTCGGCGATGTGTTCCAGAGTGGAAAAGTTGATGTGTGACGTTTCTGGCGAAGCACCCTGGATCACCACGTTCAACCCTTCCTCTTCCGGCCCCGAGTATTTCTGTTCCAGCGCCTGCTTGCGGTAATGGTCGATGGCCAGGTTGCGCACGATCTGGAACAGATAGCTGAGCTGAGCCTTGAACGAGGAGGTGATCTGCGGCGCCGATTGCAGCCGGAAAAACGCGTCCTGCACTACGTCTTCCGCGCGGGACCGGCAGCCGGTGATGCGCGCCGCGATCTTGACCAGGATCATTCGATTGTCGACGAATGCCTGAAGTAACGGTGAGTCGCACCTGCTTGTGGATACTTGTTCCGTCATGGAATTCACCTTGCTGCAAAAAGTTAGCAGGGCGGCCGGATTGCCGGACGCGTCCTACATATCGAGCGACAAATTAGGATGAATGATAATGATTGTCAATTGAGAAGAAGAATTATTGATGCGCCAAAGTCCAGCATGAGAGGCGCGGCCCTTTGCCGCGGGCCGTGGCCGTCAAACGCTTGGGTGCGGGAGGTTGCCGACTAATTATTTGCCGGTGTTATCCGTTCCCATGGGTGACCACTTGCAAGCCGAATTTCAGGCAGGAAACCCCATGACCGACGCGTTCGAACTCCCCAGCACCCTGGCCCATGCCCTCCAGCGCCGCGCCGCGTTGACGCCGGATCGGGTGGCCTTGCGCTTCCTTGCCGACACTGCGGAGCAGGGCGTGGTGTTGAGTTATCGCGAATTGGACCTGCGTGCCCGGACCATTGCCGCCGCCTTGCAGGCCGAAGCGGCATTTGGCGAGCGTGCCGTGCTGCTGTTCCCCAGCGGTCCGGATTATGTCGCGGCGTTCTTTGGCTGCCTCTACGCTGGGGTGATTGCCGTACCGGCCTATCCACCGGAGTCCACCCGTCGCCATCATCAGGAGCGCCTGCTGTCGATCATTGCCGACGCCGAACCGCGCCTGTTGCTCACCAGCAGCGATCTACGTGAGCCGTTGCAAGCCATCGAATCGGCACCGCCGGTGTTGTGCGTCGACACCCTCGACCCGGCCATTGCCGGGCAATGGCAGGCGCCGACCCTGCAGGACGATGACATCGCCTTCCTGCAATACACCTCCGGTTCCACCGCATTGCCCAAGGGCGTGCAGGTCAGCCACGGCAACCTGGTGGCCAACGAATCGTTGATTCGTCACGGTTTCGGCATTGATGTGAACCCCGACGACGTCATCGTCAGTTGGCTGCCGCTGTACCACGACATGGGTCTGATCGGTGGCTTGCTGCAGCCGGTCTTCAGCGGCGTACCCTGCGTGTTGATGTCGCCGGCGTACTTCCTCGCCCGGCCGCTGCGTTGGCTCGAAGCGATCAGCGAGTACGGCGGCACCATCAGCGGCGGCCCGGACTTCGCCTATCGGCTGTGCAGCGAACGGGTCAGCGATTCAGCCCTCCAGCGTCTGGACCTGAGTGGTTGGCGCGTGGCTTATTCCGGCTCCGAGCCGATCCGCCTCGACACCCTGGAGCGTTTCGCCGACAAGTTCGCCCCGTGCGGCTTCACACCAGACAATTTCATGGCCTCCTATGGCCTGGCTGAAGCGACCCTGTTCGTCGCCGGTACGCCGCGCCGCCACGGTATACCTTTGCTACGGCTGGATGACGCGGCACTGGCGCAAAACCGCGCCGAGCCGGGGCAGGGCTGCGCGGTGATGAGTTGCGGTGTCAGCCAGCCCGGGCACGCGGTGCTAATCGTCGAGCCGACTACGTTGCAGCCATTGGCCGACAATCAAGTGGGCGAACTCTGGGCCAGCGGGCCAAGCATCGCCCATGGCTACTGGCGCAACCCCGAAGCCAGCGCCAAGACCTTTGTCCAGCATGACGGCAGCACTTGGCTGCGCACCGGCGACCTGGCGTTCCGGCGGGACGGCGAGCTGTTCGTCACCGGTCGCCTGAAGGACTTGTTGATCGTGCGCGGTCATAATCTCTATCCCCAGGACATCGAACAAACCGTCGAGCGTGAAGTAGACGTTGTGCGCAAGGGCCGGGTGGCGGCGTTCGCGGTCAACGACGGCGGTGAAGAAGGCATTGGCATCGCAGCGGAAATCAGCCGCAGCGTGCAGAAGATCCTGCCGCCCGAGGCCTTGATCAACGCCATTCGCCAGGCCGTGGCCGAAGCCTGTCAGCAGGCGCCGAGCGTAGTGGCGCTGCTCAACCCCGGCGCGTTGCCCAAGACCTCCAGCGGCAAGTTGCAGCGCTCGGCTTGCCGCACCCGGCTGGCGGATGGCAGCCTCGACAGTTATGCGCTGTTCCCGTTCGCCGAGGTTGAAGGGGCCCGTAAAGCGACCCCGTCTTCGCCGTTGCAAGCGCTGATCGGTCAGGTCTGGTGCGAGCAATTGCAGGTCCAACAGGTCCAGGCTGACGATCACTTTTTCCTGCTGGGCGGCAACTCTATCGCCGCCACCCAAGTGATCGCGCGCCTGCGGGAAGCCCTGGGCCTGGAGCTCAACCTGCGTCTGTTGTTCGAAGCCCCGACCCTGGCCGAATTTGCCGCCGCGGTGGCGAACCAACAGCAGGATGGCGGTCAGGCCCAGGGCGCGATCAGCCTCTTGCCGCGCCACGAAGCCTTGCCGCAATCCCTGGCCCAGAATCGTTTGTGGATTACCTGGCAGCTCGATCCGACGAGCCATGCCTACAACATTCCCGGCGCCTTGCACCTGCGTGGCGAGCTGGACGAAGCGGCCTTGCGCGTCAGTTTCCAGCAACTGATCCAGCGCCACGAATCCCTGCGTACGCGCTTTCTGGAACGTGAAGGTGTGGCCCTGCAACAGGTCGACCCGGCTGGCGAGTTCAAGCTGCAAGTGATCGACCTGCGCGACGTACCGGCCGACCAGCGTGAAGCCCGGGCGCGGCAGGTTCGGGAAGATGAAGCGGCCATACCGTTCGATCTGGAAAAGGGGCCATTGCTGCGGGTCAGCGTGTTGCGCCTCGATGACGACGACCAGCAGTTGCTGGTGACGCTGCACCACATCATCGCCGACGGCTGGTCGATGAACCTGCTGATCGATGAGTTTTCCCGGTTGTACGCCGCAGCCTGCCAAGGGCAGCTCGCCGTGCTGGCGCCCTTGCCGTTGCAGTACGCCGACTACGGCAGTTGGCAGCGCCAGTGGCTGGCCCAGGGGGAGGCCGGGCGTCAGTTGACGTATTGGAAACAGCAGCTGGGTGACGACCATCCAACCCTGGCGCTGAGCACGGATCATCCCCGTAGCGCGCAACACCTGCGCAGCGCCGCGCGGCATAGCTTGCGCTTGGACAAGGGGTTGGGCGATGCCTTGCGCCAAGTGGCCCAGGCCCATGAGGCCACCCCGTTCATGCTGTTGCTGGCAGCTT
Coding sequences within:
- a CDS encoding GNAT family N-acetyltransferase, with translation MSNLNHPTTLPLPGGRRLGADETERHLSLMLEGAPLIRLRLERGPELHVHLQDIHDRPVGPALWAACYWLFARDGSCQRLTWHLDERPGEALLSGLLTGSERAGEYVCERTMFWQLPQPWLGESFSGSYPQQMIITDGKRHPRRPMKPRGEVYRRFDARLGAWVSLRTLEIEQDLTRFNRWQNSPRVASFWQEEGSLEQHREYLSKLQSDPRVLTLIGCFDDQPFAYFEAYWAKEDRIAPFYDAENYDRGIHMLVGEEQHRGPHKVASWLSALVHYLFLDDPRTQRVVAEPRADNARMIGHLHNQCFHCAKEFDFPHKRAALMILGRERFFDRCGLM
- a CDS encoding RNA polymerase factor sigma-70, giving the protein MTEQVSTSRCDSPLLQAFVDNRMILVKIAARITGCRSRAEDVVQDAFFRLQSAPQITSSFKAQLSYLFQIVRNLAIDHYRKQALEQKYSGPEEEGLNVVIQGASPETSHINFSTLEHIADALTELPSRTRYAFEMYRLHGVPQKDIAKELGVSPTLVNFMIRDALVHCRKVSGVRGDTFARR